In a single window of the Deinococcus malanensis genome:
- a CDS encoding SDR family NAD(P)-dependent oxidoreductase produces MTNNLPSRFADRVVLVTGAAGGIGRSVAERFASEGAQVAVNDVHEDAVRAVVQGIMDAGGSALAVPADVSDASQVDTMFAQIEATLGYVDVLYNNAALIDTARHFLEADEAWWDRIIQVNLKSVFLCSHRAARIMVRRRRGVIISTSSGGATRAHRGNVAYDATKGGIEAMTRAMALDLAPYGVRVNGVVPGFINTYGLTDEQLRVREKTVPLGRYGVAQDMTGAALFLASDDAAYITGQFIAVDGGVLVQQRSANVDTFPVEGFPVVEADLP; encoded by the coding sequence ATGACGAACAACCTTCCCAGCCGATTTGCCGACCGCGTGGTGCTTGTGACAGGGGCAGCCGGTGGTATCGGCCGCTCCGTCGCCGAGCGCTTCGCCAGTGAGGGCGCGCAGGTGGCCGTGAACGACGTGCATGAAGACGCGGTGCGGGCGGTCGTACAGGGCATCATGGACGCCGGTGGGAGCGCTCTCGCCGTGCCCGCCGACGTGTCGGACGCCTCGCAGGTCGACACCATGTTCGCGCAGATCGAGGCGACCCTCGGGTACGTGGACGTGCTGTATAACAACGCCGCTCTGATCGACACCGCGCGGCACTTTCTGGAGGCCGACGAGGCGTGGTGGGACCGCATTATTCAGGTGAACCTGAAAAGCGTCTTCCTGTGCTCCCACCGGGCCGCCCGAATCATGGTCCGGCGTCGGCGGGGCGTGATCATCAGCACCTCGTCGGGTGGTGCGACCCGGGCTCACAGGGGAAACGTCGCCTATGACGCGACCAAGGGAGGCATCGAGGCGATGACCCGTGCCATGGCGCTGGATCTGGCGCCCTACGGCGTGCGGGTCAACGGGGTCGTGCCGGGATTTATCAACACCTACGGGCTCACCGACGAGCAGTTACGCGTCAGAGAGAAAACGGTCCCGCTCGGACGCTATGGGGTGGCTCAGGACATGACCGGGGCGGCGCTGTTCCTGGCGTCTGATGACGCGGCCTACATCACCGGGCAGTTCATTGCGGTGGACGGCGGGGTGCTGGTCCAGCAGCGTTCGGCCAACGTGGATACCTTTCCGGTCGAGGGCTTTCCGGTGGTGGAGGCCGACCTTCCTTGA
- a CDS encoding response regulator, whose protein sequence is MPAPYRYLLVDDNPTDTLLAQEAFGEVCPACNLTCVQSGHEALELLKAGAVKPDVILLDINMPGMSGFEMLERLKKDSELRTIPVVMLSTSNAQSDISQAYSLHASSYLVKSAAFDTFLEQVEAFLRYWQANRVLADESTAGR, encoded by the coding sequence ATGCCCGCGCCTTACCGTTACCTGCTGGTCGACGACAATCCGACGGATACGCTTCTTGCTCAGGAAGCTTTCGGGGAAGTCTGTCCAGCCTGCAATCTGACCTGTGTGCAGAGTGGACACGAGGCCCTGGAGCTTCTGAAGGCGGGCGCTGTGAAACCCGACGTCATCCTGCTGGACATCAACATGCCTGGCATGAGTGGCTTCGAGATGCTCGAGCGTCTCAAGAAGGATTCAGAGTTGCGGACGATTCCAGTGGTGATGCTCTCGACGTCGAACGCCCAGAGTGATATCAGCCAGGCGTACAGCCTGCACGCCAGTTCGTACCTTGTGAAGTCGGCCGCCTTTGACACTTTTCTGGAGCAGGTCGAAGCGTTCCTGCGCTACTGGCAGGCCAACCGCGTGCTGGCGGACGAGTCGACCGCAGGCAGATAA
- a CDS encoding alpha-mannosidase — MTPRNSALTLKQQLDRLTNRLHELAGWRDHAQLPIQEVKFSDVTGKTSTLAVGQGWPSRAFPVSLTFSISIPPEWAGQCVMLHADPGGEALVELDGRAIGGLNPFHRDHLLLTRAAGGETLQLRILASPKGLFGTPERTPALRALRLYVPDHDVGAVYEDLLASLDGAAQLIAMNRDPIAARVLDLLDEAFALIPLERHDSGTYLARLSWGTAERTRLGGLWDEYNFEQPAPAPYPDGWRAQLSAARDVLREGREQLLLSYPAEGQLALSGHAHIDLAWLWPLSETRHKVKRTFSTVLSLMDEYPDFTFNQSMGQLYEFLLEEAPDLFSTVQKRVQEGRWDLVGGMWVEPDGNLISGESWARQLLHGQRFFEQHFGKRASVCWLPDTFGYSANLPQFLQQGEIRYFFTTKLYWSETNPFPYDLYHWEAIDGTRVLAHQFYNPAEGYNGDIKALDLAETWKAFRGKRWHDESLLSFGYGDGGGGPTRHMLDRYERLKRFPGLPGLHMTRIEDFYARVDGSRLPVWVGEQYLELHRGTYTTQGRVKALNRRLEHVLPEAEAACALATRLTGARYPREELYGLWKVLLRNQFHDILPGSSVRAVYDVAHQELDETLARGEALRDAALLALSRRVQGEGDVAWNLSLTERECRGVWVPPLGYARVPAGEQAGVADGLTLDNEHLRVVVNEDGTLGSVWHKSEGREALGPEEDGSIRGNQLWAYVDVPRAWEAWDVDASYAREGEEVLASDRPRRLDEHQIRVDRTLGNSRVTQTYVLRPGMRRVDIVTGAQWTGRRTFLRALTRANVRTMHATFESAYGAVERTTHMNTSWDAAQFESPGHRWADVSEGGFGLSLLNDSKYGHSVHGDVLGLSLLRGPVYPDPGADEGEHRFTYSLFPHAGDWRGQGMAGTVGQATDLNAPLTVVSAPAGPAGEWPESGSLLTVEAGAGVQLGVLKLAEDADKLLLRVYDAHGSRGELRAVMPEVRGWQAANFLEEARGVTQERWTYTPYRVVTLREV, encoded by the coding sequence ATGACGCCCAGAAACTCTGCCCTGACCCTGAAGCAACAGCTCGACCGGCTGACCAACCGCCTTCATGAGCTGGCCGGCTGGCGGGACCATGCTCAGCTCCCCATCCAGGAGGTCAAGTTTTCTGACGTCACAGGAAAGACCAGCACCCTGGCCGTCGGTCAGGGGTGGCCGTCGCGTGCGTTTCCGGTCAGCCTGACCTTCAGCATCTCCATTCCGCCGGAGTGGGCCGGGCAGTGCGTGATGCTGCACGCCGATCCAGGGGGCGAGGCGCTGGTCGAGCTCGACGGGCGTGCCATCGGCGGACTCAATCCCTTTCACCGTGACCACCTGCTGCTGACCCGGGCGGCTGGTGGGGAAACCTTGCAGCTGCGCATCCTGGCCAGCCCGAAAGGCCTGTTCGGTACACCTGAGCGCACCCCGGCCCTGCGTGCCCTGAGGCTGTACGTGCCAGATCACGATGTCGGGGCCGTGTATGAAGACCTGCTGGCGTCCCTGGACGGAGCGGCTCAGCTGATCGCCATGAACCGTGATCCCATTGCCGCCAGGGTGCTTGACCTCCTGGATGAAGCGTTTGCCCTCATCCCCCTGGAGCGTCATGATTCCGGCACGTATCTGGCGCGCCTCAGCTGGGGGACCGCCGAGCGCACCCGGCTTGGTGGCCTGTGGGACGAATACAACTTTGAGCAGCCGGCCCCGGCGCCGTATCCCGACGGCTGGCGCGCTCAGCTGTCAGCAGCGCGCGATGTGCTGCGCGAGGGACGCGAACAACTGCTGCTCAGCTATCCGGCGGAAGGTCAGCTGGCCCTCTCGGGACACGCCCACATTGACCTGGCCTGGCTGTGGCCGCTGTCGGAGACCCGCCACAAGGTCAAGCGGACCTTCTCGACCGTCCTGTCCCTCATGGACGAATATCCGGACTTTACCTTCAACCAGAGCATGGGCCAGCTGTACGAGTTCCTGCTCGAAGAAGCGCCGGACCTGTTCAGCACAGTCCAGAAGCGTGTCCAGGAAGGCCGCTGGGATCTGGTGGGCGGCATGTGGGTCGAGCCGGACGGCAACCTGATCAGCGGCGAGAGCTGGGCGCGCCAGTTGCTGCACGGTCAGCGGTTTTTCGAGCAGCACTTCGGAAAGCGCGCGTCTGTCTGCTGGCTTCCCGATACCTTCGGCTACTCGGCCAATCTCCCGCAGTTCCTGCAGCAGGGTGAAATCCGGTACTTCTTCACTACCAAGCTGTACTGGTCGGAGACCAACCCGTTCCCGTATGACCTGTATCACTGGGAGGCGATCGACGGCACCCGTGTGCTTGCCCACCAGTTCTACAACCCGGCTGAAGGGTACAACGGCGACATCAAGGCCCTTGATCTGGCGGAAACATGGAAGGCATTCCGGGGCAAGCGCTGGCACGACGAGTCGCTGCTGTCGTTCGGCTATGGCGACGGCGGTGGAGGCCCGACCCGCCACATGCTCGACCGGTATGAGCGCCTCAAGCGCTTCCCGGGGCTGCCCGGGCTGCACATGACCCGCATCGAGGACTTCTACGCGCGGGTGGACGGGTCCCGGCTGCCCGTCTGGGTCGGGGAACAGTACCTCGAATTGCACCGCGGAACCTATACCACCCAGGGCCGCGTGAAAGCGCTGAACCGCAGGCTCGAGCATGTGCTGCCTGAGGCGGAGGCCGCCTGCGCGCTGGCCACCCGGTTGACAGGCGCCCGGTACCCCCGCGAGGAACTGTACGGGCTATGGAAGGTGCTGCTTCGCAACCAGTTTCATGACATCCTGCCCGGCAGCAGTGTCCGGGCCGTCTATGACGTCGCGCACCAGGAGCTGGACGAGACTCTGGCGCGCGGGGAAGCGCTCCGGGACGCGGCCCTTCTGGCCCTCAGCCGGCGGGTTCAAGGCGAGGGCGACGTTGCCTGGAACCTTTCACTGACCGAACGAGAGTGCCGGGGAGTCTGGGTCCCGCCGCTGGGCTACGCCCGGGTGCCGGCCGGGGAACAGGCCGGGGTAGCCGACGGACTGACCCTGGACAACGAACACCTGCGGGTGGTGGTCAATGAGGACGGCACCCTGGGGAGCGTCTGGCACAAATCTGAAGGCCGTGAGGCGCTGGGTCCGGAGGAGGATGGCAGCATCCGGGGCAATCAGCTGTGGGCCTATGTGGATGTTCCGCGCGCTTGGGAAGCGTGGGATGTCGATGCCAGCTACGCCCGGGAAGGGGAGGAAGTGCTGGCCAGCGACCGCCCACGCCGGCTTGACGAGCATCAGATCAGGGTGGACCGGACCCTCGGCAACAGCCGGGTCACGCAGACGTACGTGCTGCGGCCTGGAATGCGCCGGGTCGACATCGTGACCGGGGCCCAATGGACCGGGCGCCGCACGTTCCTGCGGGCCTTGACGCGCGCGAACGTCCGCACCATGCACGCCACCTTCGAGTCGGCCTATGGGGCTGTTGAGCGCACTACCCACATGAACACCAGCTGGGACGCCGCACAGTTCGAGTCGCCGGGCCACCGCTGGGCAGATGTCAGCGAGGGAGGCTTTGGCCTCAGCCTGCTCAACGACAGCAAGTATGGTCACAGCGTGCACGGCGACGTCCTGGGGCTGTCCCTGCTGCGCGGGCCGGTCTATCCGGACCCGGGCGCCGATGAGGGAGAACATCGTTTTACCTACAGCCTGTTCCCACACGCCGGGGACTGGCGGGGCCAGGGCATGGCCGGCACGGTCGGGCAGGCCACCGATCTCAACGCGCCCCTGACGGTCGTCAGCGCGCCGGCAGGCCCGGCAGGCGAATGGCCCGAGAGCGGTTCACTGCTGACCGTCGAAGCGGGGGCCGGCGTGCAGCTTGGGGTCCTCAAGCTGGCCGAGGATGCCGACAAGCTGCTGCTCCGCGTGTACGACGCGCATGGGTCGAGGGGCGAGCTGAGGGCTGTTATGCCAGAGGTGCGCGGCTGGCAGGCGGCAAATTTTCTTGAGGAGGCGCGTGGTGTCACCCAGGAACGGTGGACGTACACGCCGTATCGCGTGGTCACCCTGCGTGAGGTGTGA
- a CDS encoding DUF6328 family protein codes for MSEPGESLTTEAFDDLLQEIRVLLSGSQVLTAFLVTLPFSSGFARLDAAERNVYAATFLTALLSLIVFATPAAYHRLVWPVPDRLRFKQLGTRLVVVGLIPLSASLILATHLVLSEVLGERRTNTFTAAVALAIGVLWWAWPLVRRLRTRARAGAQER; via the coding sequence ATGTCCGAACCAGGCGAGTCACTTACCACAGAAGCCTTTGACGACCTCCTCCAGGAAATCCGGGTGCTGCTTTCCGGTTCGCAGGTGCTGACGGCGTTTCTTGTCACGCTTCCATTCAGCAGTGGTTTCGCGCGCCTGGATGCGGCGGAACGCAATGTCTATGCCGCGACCTTCCTGACGGCCCTGCTGAGTCTCATCGTGTTCGCGACGCCAGCCGCGTACCACCGTCTGGTCTGGCCGGTTCCAGACCGGCTGCGCTTCAAGCAGCTTGGAACCCGGCTGGTTGTGGTCGGCCTGATTCCGCTGTCAGCCTCGTTGATTCTGGCCACCCACCTGGTATTGAGCGAGGTGCTGGGTGAACGGAGAACCAACACCTTTACAGCGGCTGTCGCGTTGGCGATCGGTGTGCTGTGGTGGGCGTGGCCGCTGGTCAGGCGCCTGCGCACACGTGCTCGTGCTGGCGCACAGGAAAGATAA
- a CDS encoding family 43 glycosylhydrolase, with the protein MPSRLLSAALVVIGLGTLTTASQVGPRPPAQTFRNPILSEGQDPSVVFDGRFYHLVQSDQDGISVRTSLTLTGLGNAKKTVVWQGGQADSPCCELWAPELVRWDDRWYIYYAADDGRNENHRMYVLESRRAGGPYTFKGKITDPTDRWAIDGAVFRAPDGHRYYLWSGWEGRVNVQQNLYISRMRNPWTLQGERVLISSPDQPWERNGSPYINEGPEVLVRGGRVFVVYSASGSWTNDYCLGLLSLQGEVLDPAAWKKSNGCVFSRNDEASVYAPGHNGFVKSPDGTEDWHLYHANELAGSGWGGRSIRAQKFTWAPDGTPRFGRPVGFGQARPLPSGEFEAEQAQLTGVQVREVSLASGGRAARLDSRGDRVVLRARVPRAGTYTLHVRYSNGSGRPATQSLAVNGSTRKLTYPAGAWESFGTRPTPVRLRSGENDLRLIQEAGSVQIDAVTLTPANDAPR; encoded by the coding sequence ATGCCCTCACGGCTTCTTTCGGCGGCGCTTGTGGTCATCGGGCTCGGGACCCTGACCACCGCAAGCCAGGTCGGACCGCGCCCACCGGCCCAGACCTTCCGCAACCCGATTCTGAGCGAGGGTCAGGACCCGTCGGTCGTCTTCGACGGACGCTTCTATCACCTCGTCCAGTCGGACCAGGACGGCATCAGCGTCCGCACCTCCCTGACCCTGACCGGGCTGGGCAACGCCAAGAAGACCGTCGTGTGGCAGGGTGGTCAGGCGGATTCACCGTGCTGTGAGCTCTGGGCGCCTGAACTGGTGCGCTGGGACGACCGCTGGTACATCTACTACGCTGCCGACGACGGCCGCAATGAGAACCACCGTATGTACGTCCTGGAAAGCAGACGTGCAGGTGGCCCCTACACCTTCAAAGGGAAGATCACCGATCCCACCGACCGTTGGGCCATCGACGGCGCCGTCTTCCGCGCACCGGACGGCCACCGGTACTACCTGTGGTCCGGCTGGGAAGGAAGGGTCAATGTGCAGCAGAACCTGTACATCAGCCGCATGCGCAATCCATGGACCCTGCAGGGCGAACGGGTCCTCATTTCCAGTCCTGACCAGCCCTGGGAGCGCAACGGCAGCCCGTACATCAACGAGGGACCCGAGGTGCTGGTGCGTGGTGGGCGGGTCTTCGTGGTGTATTCCGCCAGCGGCAGCTGGACCAACGACTACTGCCTGGGCCTCCTGAGTCTCCAGGGTGAGGTTCTGGATCCGGCAGCCTGGAAAAAGTCCAACGGCTGTGTGTTTTCGCGCAACGACGAGGCCAGTGTGTACGCCCCCGGCCACAACGGCTTTGTCAAGTCTCCGGATGGCACGGAGGACTGGCATCTGTACCACGCCAACGAGCTCGCGGGCTCGGGGTGGGGTGGCCGCAGCATCCGCGCTCAGAAATTCACCTGGGCTCCGGACGGCACGCCACGGTTCGGACGCCCCGTGGGATTCGGACAGGCCCGGCCCCTGCCGTCCGGCGAATTCGAAGCCGAGCAGGCGCAGCTGACCGGGGTCCAGGTCCGGGAGGTCTCGCTCGCGTCAGGGGGCCGGGCCGCGCGCCTGGACAGCCGGGGAGACCGCGTCGTACTTCGGGCGCGGGTGCCGAGGGCAGGAACATACACTCTGCACGTCCGTTACTCCAACGGCTCGGGCCGCCCGGCCACACAGAGCCTCGCGGTGAACGGCAGTACCAGAAAGCTGACCTATCCGGCTGGGGCCTGGGAAAGCTTCGGCACCCGCCCGACGCCGGTTCGGCTCCGGTCCGGCGAGAATGATCTGCGGTTGATTCAGGAGGCCGGAAGTGTTCAGATCGACGCGGTCACATTGACGCCAGCAAACGACGCACCCCGCTGA
- a CDS encoding HAD family hydrolase gives MSHPAFGAVLFDLDGVLIDSELLANRVWIEVLAEHGLSLTPHAFMKGAIGQTLTGVFDWLRTEHAWDRPASFETSLDTRLLQAFQTVTALPGAEQSLRSLQAAGIPTAVVSNSQRDRLHLKLQAAGLADLAGHHVYDPAHVQGRGKPLPDLYLVAAARLGVQPERCLVIEDSVLGVQAGVAAGATVWGLLAGGHMHGGSSRELAEAGAAHTLDSHHEFQRALALTVLNEPGPAAATLR, from the coding sequence ATGAGTCACCCGGCTTTTGGTGCGGTCCTGTTTGACCTTGACGGCGTCCTGATAGACAGCGAACTGCTGGCCAACAGGGTGTGGATCGAGGTTCTGGCTGAGCACGGACTAAGCCTGACTCCACACGCGTTTATGAAAGGCGCCATCGGCCAGACCCTGACCGGAGTCTTCGACTGGCTGCGTACCGAGCACGCCTGGGACAGGCCAGCAAGTTTCGAGACCAGCCTGGATACCCGGTTGCTCCAGGCCTTCCAGACCGTGACCGCCCTGCCAGGAGCCGAGCAGAGCCTGCGCTCATTGCAGGCAGCGGGAATACCGACTGCCGTTGTCAGCAACAGCCAGCGTGACCGCCTGCATCTGAAATTGCAGGCGGCGGGGCTGGCTGACCTCGCAGGCCATCATGTGTATGACCCGGCGCATGTGCAGGGGCGCGGGAAGCCGCTTCCTGATCTGTATCTGGTGGCCGCAGCCCGGCTCGGCGTCCAGCCTGAACGGTGCCTGGTGATCGAAGACAGCGTGCTGGGCGTCCAGGCGGGTGTGGCTGCCGGTGCGACCGTGTGGGGTCTGCTGGCCGGCGGGCACATGCACGGCGGAAGTAGCCGTGAACTGGCCGAAGCTGGCGCCGCCCATACTCTGGATAGCCACCATGAATTTCAGCGTGCACTGGCGTTGACCGTATTGAACGAGCCGGGTCCAGCTGCCGCGACACTCCGGTGA
- a CDS encoding alpha/beta hydrolase: MPEEHTYTIEMHRKEDHGREDNARIITLHTSRGAIDARLHEPPDGPGTAGIVWVFGAGGGLGGPAGGLYTRLAGQLAPAGVTSLRLDYRQPNHLMECTLDVLVGVAFLRTLGSARLVLVGHSFGGAVVINAGANSDAVVGVAALSSQTYGAEAVRDLSPRSLLLLHGSADEVLPDACSRLLYEQAGDPKELHLFPGCRHGLDACRQEVDVTLIDWLRRTLALSPAQSL, translated from the coding sequence ATGCCAGAGGAACACACCTACACCATCGAGATGCACCGGAAGGAAGACCATGGCCGGGAAGACAACGCCAGAATAATTACCCTGCATACCAGCCGTGGAGCGATAGATGCGCGGCTCCACGAGCCTCCGGATGGACCAGGAACAGCAGGGATCGTGTGGGTTTTCGGCGCCGGAGGAGGCCTGGGCGGCCCGGCTGGTGGCCTGTACACCCGGCTCGCAGGGCAGCTCGCCCCGGCGGGCGTCACGTCCCTGCGCCTCGACTACAGGCAGCCTAACCACCTGATGGAGTGCACCCTGGACGTGCTGGTCGGGGTAGCGTTCCTGCGAACGCTGGGAAGTGCGCGGCTCGTGCTGGTAGGGCACTCGTTCGGTGGAGCGGTGGTGATCAATGCGGGCGCCAACAGTGACGCCGTGGTGGGGGTAGCCGCCCTGAGCAGCCAGACCTATGGGGCCGAGGCGGTCAGGGATCTGAGCCCGAGGTCGCTGCTGCTGCTTCACGGCAGCGCGGACGAGGTGCTGCCCGATGCGTGCTCACGCCTGCTGTACGAGCAGGCTGGGGACCCGAAAGAACTTCACCTGTTCCCGGGATGCAGGCATGGCCTGGACGCCTGCCGGCAGGAGGTAGACGTCACGCTGATCGACTGGTTGCGCCGTACCCTGGCCCTCTCCCCTGCTCAATCACTGTGA
- a CDS encoding DHCW motif cupin fold protein, producing MHMQDIPFGTTDWARVEETTHPGERGLARWRTRTFGGIRVRKVEYTPGYVADHWCSKGHILLVLEGQLETELQDGRFFTLTPGMSYQVADGAEAHRSSSRGGATLFIVD from the coding sequence ATGCACATGCAGGACATCCCCTTCGGAACGACCGACTGGGCCCGGGTCGAGGAGACCACTCATCCCGGCGAACGGGGCCTGGCACGCTGGCGGACCCGGACTTTTGGCGGGATCCGGGTCCGGAAGGTCGAGTACACCCCAGGGTACGTGGCGGACCACTGGTGCAGTAAAGGGCACATCCTGCTGGTCCTGGAGGGGCAACTGGAAACAGAACTCCAGGATGGCCGCTTCTTCACCCTGACTCCCGGCATGAGCTACCAGGTTGCGGACGGCGCGGAGGCCCACCGCTCGTCTTCCCGCGGCGGCGCCACCCTGTTTATCGTGGACTGA
- a CDS encoding NAD(P)/FAD-dependent oxidoreductase, with protein sequence MTGRLQADIAVIGAGIIGAASAWRLAQRGLNVLVLEQGSPASGSTGKSAAGVRAQFATETNIRLSQASIEEYASMPESGYSRGGYLLMVPEAQWTTHLDSVTLQHRLGVCTEVLTPAEAQDHVVFEPAGVGGCTYCPTDGSVDAHGLTMSYVTQAREEGARFVLDTAVQRIRREGEVWQLTTSQGNVEAPLLLNASGAWAGEVGAMAGLHIPVHPARRMVFTTGPLKLPRRLPMVFDLGSGVWLRSEGERLILGRADVSDTGWREGMNWSWLEPTLDMAMRRFPWLESASLDRRASWWGYYEVTPDGQAIIGRMPGVDGWLNACGFSGHGVMHAAAVARVVAQEAVGETPFIDIAPLRYERFAQTRGRMTDIQV encoded by the coding sequence TTGACGGGCCGCCTGCAGGCGGACATCGCCGTGATCGGGGCGGGCATCATCGGTGCGGCCAGCGCGTGGCGGCTTGCGCAGCGCGGTCTGAATGTCCTGGTCCTGGAGCAGGGAAGCCCCGCCTCAGGATCGACCGGCAAGAGTGCTGCCGGTGTCCGGGCCCAGTTCGCCACCGAAACCAACATCCGTCTGTCGCAGGCCAGCATCGAGGAATACGCCAGCATGCCGGAGTCGGGGTACAGCCGGGGCGGTTACCTACTGATGGTGCCTGAGGCCCAGTGGACGACGCATCTGGACAGTGTCACCCTGCAACACCGCCTGGGTGTTTGCACTGAAGTGCTGACGCCCGCCGAAGCGCAGGACCATGTGGTGTTCGAGCCTGCAGGAGTGGGCGGATGCACCTACTGCCCCACGGACGGTTCGGTCGATGCCCATGGACTCACCATGTCGTACGTCACGCAGGCCCGGGAGGAAGGCGCGCGCTTTGTGCTGGATACGGCGGTTCAGCGTATCCGGCGGGAAGGAGAGGTGTGGCAGCTGACCACATCGCAAGGAAACGTGGAAGCGCCGCTGCTGCTCAATGCGAGTGGAGCCTGGGCAGGAGAGGTCGGCGCCATGGCCGGCTTGCACATTCCGGTTCACCCCGCACGCCGGATGGTGTTCACGACCGGCCCACTGAAGCTGCCGCGCCGGCTGCCCATGGTGTTTGATCTGGGCAGTGGGGTGTGGCTGCGTTCGGAAGGCGAGCGGCTGATTCTGGGGCGTGCTGACGTGTCAGACACAGGGTGGCGTGAGGGGATGAACTGGAGCTGGCTGGAACCTACCCTGGACATGGCCATGAGGCGCTTTCCCTGGCTGGAAAGCGCCTCGCTGGACCGGCGTGCAAGCTGGTGGGGATATTACGAGGTTACACCGGACGGTCAGGCCATCATTGGCCGCATGCCGGGTGTGGACGGCTGGCTCAACGCGTGTGGTTTCTCAGGGCATGGGGTCATGCACGCCGCCGCAGTGGCCCGGGTGGTGGCGCAGGAGGCAGTAGGAGAGACGCCCTTTATCGATATCGCCCCACTGAGGTACGAGCGCTTTGCTCAGACCAGGGGCAGAATGACGGATATTCAGGTGTAG
- a CDS encoding S10 family peptidase — MSNDREETRDQTHVDVKVRMPDAEGKEDRKPRDEVRVTHHRISVGGREMAYTVTTGTMVLAEEQHSKTGESEGHKPRAQVFFVAYALDGDHDPRSRPVTFSFNGGPGSSSVWLHLGLLGPRRVAMGDAGALTGPPYDLTDNEFTLLTHSDLVFIDPVSTGYSRVTEGEKPGDFHGFQKDIESVGDFIRLWTSRAGRWLSPKFLIGESYGTTRAAGLSGYLQERHGMFLNGIMLISSILDFSTVDFTPGHDLPYLVHLPTAAASAWYHGKTSRERSLAEVLREAEAFADGDYARALHAGARLGQEEREQIARRYAELTGLSTEFVLRNDLRVTLPRFCKELLRDEGRTVGRLDSRFTGIDRDMGGESGEYDPSMSAILGPYTAAMNHYVRIELGFESDLPYEILTGRVRPWSYKEFENRHVRVSDTLRKAMHQNPHLKVLVASGYFDFATPYHATRHTLDHLQLDPGLRGNLRETFYEAGHMMYVALPSLERQAADLAAFIQWARGMETG, encoded by the coding sequence ATGAGCAATGATCGGGAAGAAACGCGTGATCAGACCCACGTGGACGTGAAGGTTCGGATGCCGGACGCCGAAGGGAAGGAAGACAGGAAACCGCGTGACGAGGTGCGGGTAACCCACCACCGCATCAGCGTGGGCGGGCGCGAGATGGCCTACACCGTGACGACCGGGACCATGGTGCTGGCCGAGGAACAGCATTCCAAAACGGGAGAGTCTGAGGGCCACAAGCCACGGGCGCAGGTGTTTTTCGTGGCCTATGCGCTTGACGGTGACCACGATCCGCGCAGCCGGCCGGTGACGTTCAGCTTCAACGGTGGCCCAGGCAGCAGCTCGGTCTGGCTTCACCTGGGCCTGCTGGGACCTCGCCGGGTGGCCATGGGAGACGCCGGTGCGCTGACCGGGCCGCCCTATGACCTTACCGACAACGAATTTACGCTGCTGACCCACTCGGACCTGGTCTTTATCGACCCGGTCAGTACCGGGTACTCGCGTGTGACCGAAGGAGAGAAGCCTGGCGACTTTCACGGCTTTCAGAAGGATATCGAGTCCGTCGGCGACTTTATCCGGCTGTGGACCAGCCGGGCAGGCCGCTGGCTCAGCCCCAAGTTCCTGATTGGCGAGAGCTACGGCACCACGCGGGCTGCAGGGCTCAGCGGTTACCTGCAGGAACGTCACGGAATGTTCCTGAACGGCATCATGCTGATCAGCTCCATCCTGGATTTTTCGACGGTGGATTTTACACCCGGCCATGATCTGCCGTATCTCGTTCACCTGCCGACCGCAGCGGCCAGCGCGTGGTACCACGGCAAAACCAGCCGTGAGCGCTCCCTGGCCGAAGTCCTGCGTGAGGCCGAAGCATTTGCGGACGGCGACTACGCCCGCGCGCTGCATGCCGGGGCGCGCCTTGGACAGGAAGAACGGGAGCAGATTGCCAGACGCTACGCCGAGTTGACCGGACTCAGCACGGAGTTTGTGCTGCGCAACGATCTGCGAGTTACGCTTCCCCGGTTCTGCAAGGAACTGCTGCGTGACGAGGGCCGGACTGTGGGCCGGCTCGACAGCCGCTTTACCGGGATCGACCGGGACATGGGGGGCGAGAGCGGCGAGTACGACCCCAGCATGAGCGCTATTCTCGGGCCCTATACCGCTGCGATGAACCACTATGTCCGGATCGAACTGGGATTCGAGTCGGACCTTCCCTACGAGATCCTGACCGGTCGGGTGCGGCCCTGGAGCTACAAGGAATTCGAGAACCGGCACGTGCGTGTCTCGGACACCCTGCGAAAAGCCATGCACCAGAATCCGCATCTGAAGGTCCTGGTGGCCTCCGGCTATTTTGATTTCGCCACGCCCTATCACGCCACGCGCCACACGCTCGATCACCTGCAGCTCGACCCCGGGCTGCGTGGAAACCTGCGAGAAACTTTCTATGAGGCCGGACACATGATGTATGTGGCGCTACCCAGCCTGGAGCGGCAGGCAGCAGACCTGGCGGCGTTTATTCAGTGGGCACGCGGAATGGAGACAGGTTAA